AAAACTGTGGTGTTTCAGGATGTTGACGTGAAACACACAAATATAGTATACCACCTTTTCTGGTCTTTTCTGCCGGTTtatctcggttggtagagcggccgtgccagcaacttgagggttccagtttcgatccccgcttctgccatcctagtcactaccgttgtgtccttgggcaagacactttacacactttcccccagtgccacccacactggtttaaaaatgtaacttagatcagtatttttcaatcttttttgagccaaggcacatttttttcattggaaaaatctcgaggcacaccactagcagaaaacattaaaaaaatgtactaggtagccgatattgacagtaaaaagttggttctgggtatttgttctgttgtgtttatgttgtgttacggtgcggatgttctccaaaaatgtgtttgtcattcttgtttggtgtgggttcacagtgtggcgcgtatttataacagtgttaaagttgtttatatggccaccctcagtgtgacctgtattgcattcacttgtgtgtgtgaaaagccatagatattatgtgatcgggccagcacgcaaatgcagtgcctttaaggcacgcccccaatattgttgttcgggtggaaatcgggagaaattcgggagaatggttgcctcgggagattttcgcgaggggcactgaaattcgggtgtctaccgggaaaatcgggagggttggcaagtatgactggaagacgcactctgtacttctccctacgtccgtgtaccactccgtacagaggcgttttaaaaagtcatacattttactttttgaaaccgataccgataatttccgatattacattttaaagcatttatcggccgataatatcgacagtccgatattatcggacatctttaactACAAGTGCTAAATGATTAAtctttgcatctcctcctcccaagTATTGTGGGCGTTCCGATCGGACtgcgctctctattttgcccatttAAAAGAAGCACTCAACCACCCACGAGTTTAATAGAAAAACTTTGTGTGCCCTATCGAGTTTGCACAGTTTTTAGTACACGTAGTCCTTTGAATGATCAGGCACATAGTCACGCAATTTGGTATGGTACTTAAATGATACACTTGTCGAGCATATCTCCGGTTACCCGTTCCCCACAAGCCAGCGGTGGGAAAAATGACAATGAAGAATCTTTGAAGTTGTTCCAAACATGTGTTTTTGCAATGTTGATGCTGCAAGATAATTTGCACTTTAATATCctgtgataaacatgtcaaaacatGTTCCATGGAGACTCCCGCTTGCCCAGATGTCCTTCACTTCCCGCGCTACTGTTACATAAGCAGACCTCTGCCAAACCGACCCACTGGGCGTTTGCTGCATGCCACATTCCGGTAAGGCCTAAATGTCAGATGTAAACACAGGCCGTACATTATTTTCCTTTAACTACAAACAGTCATTAGCCAGCATTAGTCCCAATGATGCCCCTATGAATCATTTAGGGCGTACTCTCACTGGGCCATTTGTACCATGCTGGACTTGGACCCAAATCACCCTCGCTCTCCTGGCCCCCGCCGAGCTGTTTGTTTGTCCCATCACTTATACTGCATTCTACTCTATTATTTATGTAAGTCCAGATTTATTTGAAATCATACTGATGATTTTTATTGGGCAAGATGATGACTGTCATATATGACTTTCAAGGGGGATGATCACATTGATTTGGCTTTGTATTTTGTTAATGTCATAAAAATATATCAGTTATTACTCAGAGCTATCACATTACAATCGCTCTATAATGACAATAAACAGAGGCTGTAGTGCCCTCTCCAGGTCAGCGATGAAAatctgccccaagtggaagagccCAAGGATATCTTGGGATATTGTTAGAAATGGAGTGGGAGATCAACAAGCCAATTGGTGCATCAGTCTGTCGGAAGAAGAAGGAGATCAGTGTATCTTCGTCCCCACCCTCATCTATGGTCACCAGCTCTATAGTGACCTACATTTCTTTCCTCTGCAAGGTATCTGGTATTCcctttagagataaggtgagaagcccGGTCATCAGAGTTGAGCTGTTGCTCTTCTGTGTCAAGAGGAGCCTGCAGTTAAGGTGGCTTGGGCTATTTGGCCGTTTCCCTAGTGGAGGTGTTCCAGGCACTTCCAAACTGGTGGAGACCTTGGACAAGATCTAGGACACCATTGACTGACTATTTCAAGCAGTGTCCTAAGAAGATTGCCCTGGAAGAACTGGACGAAGTCGCTGagaagaggaaagtctgggctagcTCTCTACTTAGGCTTCTGGCCCTAAGCATGAAAATATACATAGATGGATGAATGAAGGATTAAGTCTTATTGTTTAAagtttaaagggaaacattatcaccagatctatgtaagcgtcaatatataccttgatgttgcagaaaaaagaccatatatttttttaaccgatttccgaactctaaatgggtgaattttggcgaattaaacacctttctattattcgctctcggagcgatgacgtcacaacgtgacgtcacatcgggaagcaatccgccattttctcaaacactgagtcaaatcagctctgttattttccgttttttcgactgttttccgtaccttagagacatcatgcctcgtcggtgtgttgtcggagggtgtaacaacacgaacagggacaaattcaagttgcactagtggcccaaagatgcaaaagtggcaagaaattggatgtttgttccgcacactttaccgacgaaaactatgctacgacagagatggcaagaatgtgtggatatcctgcgacactcaaagcagatgcatttccaacgataaagtcaaagaaatctgccgccagatccccattgaatctgccggagtgtgtaaaCTATTCAGGGACACAGGACCtcgatagcacggcaagcaatggcggcagtttgttcccgcagacgagcgagctaaacccccctggatgtcttggctcacaccgtcccttatgccaccgaagttgatcaagagaagaatatcgaccctagcttccctggcctgctgacatcaactccaaaactggacagatcagctttcaggaaaagagagcggatgagggtatgtctacagaatatattaattgatgaaaattttattcattactcgcggttttacgtaaattattatacataaactgtgtttaccaataatttagcttaaaaacattacaacacttacaaacaaacacataccaatcgttgattagaaggcaatcgccgaattcgtcctcgctttctcccgtgtcgctggctgtcgtgtcgttttcgtcggttttgcttgcgtacggttcaaaccgatatggctcaatagcttcagtttcttcttcaatttcgcttaagtcactgaaatccgagtctgaatccgagctaatgtcgctaccttgctgttctatccgccatgtttgtttgtattggcatcactatgtgacgtcacaggaaaatggacgggtgtttataacgatggttaaaatcaggcactttgaagctttttttagggaaattgcgtgataggtaaaattttcaaaaaaactttgaaaaataaaataagccactgggaactgatttttaatggtttcaacccttctgaaattatgataatgttcccctttaagtaacaaGTCCCCTTAGAGATTCAAAATGACTTAAAGAGAAATTATTTAGATGTAAGGTTATTATTAAAATGATACAATATCTCACTTAGTTAGCAAAGAAGTAGGAACCAATGACCTCTAATACAATAACATGGCTGATAACAAAAACAGTATTGTCTTTACTACAACACATCCCACGCGGAGTACCGGTTCAATGACCTGCGCACCTTATCGTACACCTTTAGACTGTAAAAAACATTTATAGCTGTCGTCTTACATAAGATTTTTGTTGATTTGCAACCTGCAGGGGCACGTCTAATGAAACAATTGTAGCAATTTCAAAAGCTGATATACATGGTAGGCTGAATGTAGAACTTCAAATATGTCgccatcaacatttttcaacaagtttttatctGACACTGGATTCTATTTTTAGTGAATTTTCTATTCTAAGTGATCCAATATTAGTTGAAAATCTATGGAAGAGGTTATATCTGTACGCAGGAGATAAGACCTATTTCTGGAGAATCCTCTTCCCAGTTAAACAACATGACTCTGTCCCCTGTTTAAATTTAGTGTCGTTTTTATTCAGATAAGGCATGAATGTTTGGTGTGCACAGGAGAATAGGGTCAATAGCTCAAGGCTCTGGCTTCCGTCTTCTCGCTGATTGTGCGATGCTTTTGCCCGAGGGTCATAAATATACCATTTGAAGCAGCCAacacttttagttttttttgcagaGGTGCAGTGACATTTCGTGTCTCCAGCAATGCCAGCTGTAGACAAACACATATCCTGTGGCGACACATTGCCTGTAGGACCCGGATCTCATTTCACTTCAAACCCTGCAAGGATTCCTGGTTCATTGTTTTACTGAGCAGACAAGTCAATGGCACATGCCGGGCATACTGTGCATGACCTTCACTCTCAGGAAAAAATACACTTCCTGAGTCACTTATTGCCATTGGGCAAGACTTTATTTTTCCTTATAAGGCACTTAGGCCTTGCTGTTTACGGCCAAAGTTGTGATTCTGTGTGAAGGGGGAACGCCTCTCCGTGTTATCAGCATCGGCCAAGTCAACATTGGTAGTAAACACCACTTGAAACCTTCCCATTTGAACTCATAATCAATTACATTTTTCTTTTCCAGAAATGCTTACAAGAACATAGTGATAACATCTATTGTGTCCGTTTCGGGGAAAATACATTAAACCTTTTGAATAAAAATCATGAGTAATCTGGTTTTGTAAACTGCTGTGTTTTATAACACAGTAGGCAGTTCTTGTGAAAACATCTGTTTTctcaatttaattacattttgcaGTCCatcctgctaaaaaaaaaactgcccggATAAACAACCAAATCATTGGAagatatatagcgcttttctctagtgactcaaagcgctttacatagtgaaacacatgatctaagttacatttaaaccagtgtgggtggaactgggagcaggggggtaaagtgtcttgctcaaggacacaacggcagagactaggatgggggggatcgaacctgcaaccctcaagttgccgagTGTGACGCTCTGCCAACCGAACCATGCCGCCCCGTATAAAGTATTTGCTCCATCAAAAAGTAGACCTTTTCAATCAAATAAACTCTGCCTTcatgattatccatccatccatgtactggttaagaggggaggagtatattgacagctagaattcaccaagtcaagtatttcatacatatacatatatatatatatatatatatatatatatatatatatatatatatatatatatatatatatatacatatatatatatcctgaaaatatgcaaacaaaactgtgtttggataattgatacttcaaacttgcataaataaatcttaaggaatataacataacttggcttctgagagcttcaaaatgtaatgaataaaatgctaaagttgttgataaacaagcaattattttaataattaaatatggtcattttaaatgaattattatgataatttaaaattaattatttcaaataagtgtgtggatgtgagtgtgaatgttgtctgtctatctgtgttggccctgcgatgaggtagcgacttgtccagggtgtaccccgccttccgcccgattgtagctgagataggctccagcgccccccgcgaccccaaggggaataagcggtggaaaatggatggatggatggatgtttattttaatgtgtaattccatggctggatgtaataaggagtcagaaaaaaataaaaataaaaatacaattaattttgatgtttttagcaaaatatagtaaaaatgtatatatatatattttttttaaatttataaatatatttatttttaggtaagataaacataataatacaatttatctctagtatagatgatttagttcttgtcaccctgttgtcctcactcaggtccgcatggagctggagggggtgtggcctccagctccggctgaaaatcgggagattttcgggagaatatttgtcccgggaggttttcgggagaggcgctgaatttcgggagtctcccggaaaattcgggatggttggcaagtagcagtaacccctgttccaccgcgctgcccaacattaaaaaaaaaatttaaaaaaaaaaaggaaaataaaagatgAATATGTGTATAGTAGgctataaaaaaaagtatatttaaaagaaaggaaGAGGTTCGCATAGCCGCCAGACGACGTCTCGCCTTTCTGCTTCCCGACTGCTGACGTCACAAGTCCTCGCCCCGCCCTCAGCAGCATAAAAGCGCGGAGCTCTTCTCTCCTCCACGCACTTCACCTCCCGGCCTCTGAAGCTCTCCCACGCCGCCAGAAGGCCCACACAAAGAGGCGAGATGTCCACCTACGTGTCTTCAGACTGCCGCCGCGTCAGCCCCACCGTCCACGGCAACAAGTTCCACACGGCGCACCGCAAGAAGGCGGTGGCCAACATCTTCGACAACGTCAGCCAGGACGCGCTGACCAGACTCTTCCAGAAGACGGGCGACATGAAGGCGGAGGAGCGGGTGAGGAGCATCTTCTCCTACTCGCACGACCCGGAGGAGACGGCCCGGGCCCTGATGGCGCTGAAGCAGAGGAAGAAGGACAAGTTCCTCCAGATCGCCGGCGTGCTGCGGCAGCTGCTCAAACTCCGCTGAGGCGCCGGCGTCTTCTCTTTTATCGGCTTCCGAATTTTTGGAGCCCCATAAGACGCGCGCTGGCTCTCCGTAGAGGCTCGCAGGTGCAGCTGGAGGCCGCCTGTGAGGCCACCTGCTCCCGCCAATGGCGATGGGAAGTCCCGCCGCGAGCGCGGACGAGTTTTGAAAGGAGATATGAAGGAGTGAAAATTCACCCGCTGAGAAGAAGTAGATCCACAGAGATGCTGCTGGGGAAGCAACAAATGAGACTTTTTTTAGTGCCACCAGAACATTCATGGATGCCTGAATTGAACTCAACACATGCCTTCTTCTTCCAATGAACACAACGTCTCTCCTTTGTCTGAACTACATGTTCATGTGTTTATTTCCAATGAACACAACAGTGATGTCTCTCCTTTGTCTGAACTACACATTCATGTGTTTACTTTCCAATGAACACAACAGTGATGACCCTCCTTTGTCTGAACTACACATTCATGTGTTTACTTGCCATTTAATAAAACTGATTTTTGTACTCAAGTCAGACTGCttgtgtttcaatcaatcaatcaatgtttatttatatagcccaggggtcggcaacctttaccactcaaagagccatttagacccgtttccacaaattaaagaaaacaatgggaggcacaaaactcttttgaaatttaaaatgaaataacactacatacaaagttttttttttgc
The Nerophis lumbriciformis linkage group LG12, RoL_Nlum_v2.1, whole genome shotgun sequence DNA segment above includes these coding regions:
- the tcima gene encoding transcriptional and immune response regulator a, with the translated sequence MSTYVSSDCRRVSPTVHGNKFHTAHRKKAVANIFDNVSQDALTRLFQKTGDMKAEERVRSIFSYSHDPEETARALMALKQRKKDKFLQIAGVLRQLLKLR